GAACTGCCCGTGGTCCTCGGCCTGGAGAACGCCCTCGCCGAGGGCGCGCCGCTGGTCCACGAGGAGCTCGGCACCAACAAGCAGGCCACGTGGGTCTTCGACTCGGCCGAGGCGGGCACCGGGGAGAACGTCGAGGAAGCCATTTCGAGCGGCGAGGTGGTGCTCCGGCGCCGCTTCCGCCAGCAGCGGCTGGTGCCGGCGTTCATGGAGCCGCGGTCGGTCGTGGTCGACCCGACCGGCACCCAGATCACCATGTGGTCGGCCACCCAGGTCCCGCACATCCTCAAGACGATGACGGCCCTGACGCTCGGCATCCCCGAGCACAAGCTGCGCGTCATCGCCCCGGATGTCGGCGGCGGGTTCGGTGGCAAGATCGCCGTGCTGCCCGAGGAGACCATGGCAGTCCTCATCGCGCAGCGGCTCGGCAAGCCGGTCAAGTGGACCGAGACCCGCTCGGAGGCGATGCAGACCGCGCACCACGGCCGGGACCAGATCCAGGACATCACGATCAGCGCGACCCGCGACGGGAAGGTGACCGGCCTCAAGGTCGAGCTGATGGCCGACATGGGCGCCTACAACGGTCTCGTCGGCCCGGGCGTGCCGATCCTGGGCGCGTTCATGTTCAACGCGATCTACAAGATCCCGGCGTACCACTTCGCCTGCACCAACGTGTTCACCAACACCACGCTCACCGACGCCTACCGGGGCGCCGGCCGGCCGGAGGCCACGTTCGCGATCGAGCGGATCATGGACGAGCTCGCCGCCGAGCTCGGCATGGATCCGCTGGAGCTGCGGGAGAAGAACTGGATCAAGCACGAGGAGTTCCCGTTCACCACGGTGTGCGGGCTGACCTACGACTCGGGCAACTACGAGGCCGCCACCGCGAAGGCCAAGGAACTGTTCGACTACGAGGGCCTGCGCCGCGAGCAGCGGGAACGCCGGGAGCGCAACGACCCGGTCCAGCTCGGCATCGGCATCTCCACGTTCACCGAGATGTGCGGTCTCGCCCCGTCACGGGTGCTCGGCTCGCTCGACTACGGCGCGGGCGGCTGGGAGCACGCGGCGGTCCGGGTGCTGCCCACGGGCAAGGTCGAGGTGGTCACCGGCGCCTCGGCGCACGGACAGGGGCACGAGACGGCGTGGAGCCAGATCGTCGCCGACCGGCTCGGGGTGGCGTTCGAGGACATCGAGGTCATCCACGGCGACACGCAGTCCTCGCACAAGGGCATGGACACCTACGGGTCGCGGTCGCTGGCGGTCGGCGGCATCGCCGTGGTGAAGGCGGCCGAGAAGGTGGTCGACAAGGCCCGGACGATCGCCGCGCACCTGCTGGAGTGCTCGCCGGACGACCTGGAGTTCGAGGGCGGCAAGTTCACCGTCCGCGGCACCGACACGTCCACGACCATCCAGGACGTCGCGTTCGCGACGTTCGCCGCGCACAACCTGCCCGAGGGCATGGAGCCGACGCTGGACTCCGAGGCCGTGTTCGACCCGGAGAACTTCTCGTTCCCACACGGCACCCACCTCTGCGCGGCCGAGGTGGACACCGAGACCGGGCGGGTGCGGTTGCGCTCGTACGTCTGCGTGGACGACGTCGGCAAGGTGGTCAACCCGCTGATCGTGGAGGGGCAGGTGCACGGCGGTCTCGCGCAGGGCATCGCCCAGGCGCTCTACGAGGAGGCGGTGTTCGACGAGAGCGGCACGCTCACCACCGGCACGTTCGCCGACTACCTGCTGCCCTCGGCGGCCGACCTGCCGTCGTTCGTCACCGACCGCACGGAGACGGCGGCGACGTCGAACCCGCTGGGTGTGAAGGGTGTCGGCGAGGCCGGCACGATCGCGTCCACCCCGGCGGTGGTCAACGCGGTCGTGGACGCGGTGCGGCACCTCGGCGTCAACGACATCGAGATGCCGTGCTCGCCCATGCGGGTGTGGTCGGCGGTCCACCGCGGCCGGACCGACGCCGGTGGTGTCGGCTCGGAGGCCGGTGGCGGTCTGGGTTCCATCGACGCTTCGGGAGGTGCGCAGTGATCCCCGCTGCCTTCGACTACGTCGCTCCGTCCACTGTGGACGAGGCGGTGCAGGCCCTGGCCGCGGCCGGTGAGGACGCCAAGGTCCTGGCCGGCGGGCAGAGCCTGCTGCCGGTGCTGCGGATGCGGCTGGCGGCGCCGACCACGCTCATCGACCTGGGCAAGATCTCCGAGCTGCGGGGTGTCCGCGACGACGGCGAGGCGATCGTGATCGGGGCGATGACCACGCACTACGACGTGCAGCGTGATCAGCTGATCGCCGAGCACGCCGCGTTGCTGGCCAAGGCGACCGACACGGTG
The sequence above is a segment of the Amycolatopsis viridis genome. Coding sequences within it:
- a CDS encoding xanthine dehydrogenase family protein molybdopterin-binding subunit, yielding MTSTIEPEVGKARTRKEDARLITGRTRWTDNITLPGMLHVAILRSPFAHARINSVDTSAARDMPGVVAVYTARDLDPDSAIGMPCAWPITPDMKQPRRPVLAADQVNFAGEGVAVVVARSKAEAADALEAIDVDYEELPVVLGLENALAEGAPLVHEELGTNKQATWVFDSAEAGTGENVEEAISSGEVVLRRRFRQQRLVPAFMEPRSVVVDPTGTQITMWSATQVPHILKTMTALTLGIPEHKLRVIAPDVGGGFGGKIAVLPEETMAVLIAQRLGKPVKWTETRSEAMQTAHHGRDQIQDITISATRDGKVTGLKVELMADMGAYNGLVGPGVPILGAFMFNAIYKIPAYHFACTNVFTNTTLTDAYRGAGRPEATFAIERIMDELAAELGMDPLELREKNWIKHEEFPFTTVCGLTYDSGNYEAATAKAKELFDYEGLRREQRERRERNDPVQLGIGISTFTEMCGLAPSRVLGSLDYGAGGWEHAAVRVLPTGKVEVVTGASAHGQGHETAWSQIVADRLGVAFEDIEVIHGDTQSSHKGMDTYGSRSLAVGGIAVVKAAEKVVDKARTIAAHLLECSPDDLEFEGGKFTVRGTDTSTTIQDVAFATFAAHNLPEGMEPTLDSEAVFDPENFSFPHGTHLCAAEVDTETGRVRLRSYVCVDDVGKVVNPLIVEGQVHGGLAQGIAQALYEEAVFDESGTLTTGTFADYLLPSAADLPSFVTDRTETAATSNPLGVKGVGEAGTIASTPAVVNAVVDAVRHLGVNDIEMPCSPMRVWSAVHRGRTDAGGVGSEAGGGLGSIDASGGAQ